The Salmo salar chromosome ssa06, Ssal_v3.1, whole genome shotgun sequence genome window below encodes:
- the LOC106608205 gene encoding cytosolic 5'-nucleotidase 1A-like, with amino-acid sequence MTVNSRLRQLYPDSEELFDIVLMTNNHAQVGVRLINSINHYDLTIERFCMTGGQSPIGYLKAYMTNLYLSKDGKKVTEAIEEGIAAATMFTCGDVENQLSDTQLKVAFDGDAVLFSDESEIIAKQRGLDKFFEHEQEFENIPLKKGPLKCFLEALGKLQRKFYAKNERMNCPIRTYLVTARSAASSGARVLKTLRSWGLEIDEALFLAGAPKGPLLQMIRPHIFFDDQMSHIEGAKELGTIAAHVPYGIGQKYHKGELIEQPAKHVKDKK; translated from the exons ATGACGGTGAACTCCAGACTGAGGCAGCTCTACCCCGACAGTGAGGAGCTGTTTGATATCGTCCTGATGACTAATAACCACGCCCAG GTCGGGGTGCGCCTCATCAACAGCATCAACCACTACG ATTTAACCATTGAGAGATTCTGTATGACGGGAGGGCAAAGCCCCATTGGCTATCTGAAAGCCTACATGACCAACCTGTACCTCTCCAAGGATGGAAAGAAAGTCACTGAGGCCATTGAGGAGG GCATTGCTGCAGCGACCATGTTTACATGTGGAGATGTGGAAAACCAGCTGTCCGACACACAGCTGAAAGTAGCCTTTGACGGAGACGCTGTCCTCTTCTCTGATGAGTCGGAGATCATCGCGAAACAACGTGGCCTGGATAAGTTCTTTGAGCACGAGCAGGAGTTTGAGAACATACCTCTTAAAAAG GGTCCCTTGAAGTGTTTCCTGGAGGCACTGGGGAAGCTCCAGAGAAAGTTCTATGCCAAGAATGAGCGTATGAACTGCCCCATTCGTACCTACCTGGTAACAGCCCGCAGTGCAGCCAGCTCAGGGGCCCGTGTCCTCAAGACCCTCAGGAGCTGGGGCCTGGAGATCGACGAAGCCCTGTTCCTAGCCGGGGCCCCCAAAGGGCCCCTCCTGCAGATGATCCGGCCCCACATATTTTTCGACGACCAGATGTCCCACATCGAGGGAGCCAAGGAGCTGGGGACCATCGCTGCACACGTGCCTTATGGGATCGGACAGAAGTATCACAAGGGGGAACTTATTGAGCAGCCTGCCAAACATGTCAAAGACAAGAAGTAA
- the LOC123743521 gene encoding cytosolic 5'-nucleotidase 1A-like, whose protein sequence is MCGYLSLLPDLTIERFCTTGGKSPIGYLKAYITNLYLSKDGEKVTEAIEEGIVAATLFASGDVENQLSDTQLKVAFARDAVLFSDESEIIVKQHGLAMFFEHEKEFENKPLAQGPLKCFLEAPGKLQRRFYVKNERMTCPIRTYLVTARSAASSGACVLKTLRSWGLEIDKALFLARAPKGPLLQKIRPHIFFDNQMFHIEGAKELVTITRGNLLSSQRCQRHEPKSQNAMTIAVSSRTLFNRVEERKIYEEEGVEKYNGLHESTRA, encoded by the exons atgtgtggtTACCTATCCTTACtaccag ATTTAACCATTGAGAGATTTTGTACGACCGGAGGGAAAAGCCCCATTGGCTATTTGAaggcctacataaccaacctGTACCTCTCCAAGGATGGAGAGAAAGTCACTGAGGCCATTGAGGAGG GCATTGTTGCAGCGACCTTGTTTGcatctggagatgtggagaaccAGCTTTCTGACACACAGCTGAAAGTAGCTTTTGCCAGGGACGCAGTcctcttctctgacgagtcggAGATCATCGTGAAACAACACGGCCTGGCCATGTTCTTTGAGCACGAGAAGGAATTTGAGAACAAACCTCTTGCACAG GGTCCCTTGAAGTGTTTCCTGGAGGCGCCGGGGAAGCTCCAGAGAAGGTTCTATGTCAAGAATGAGCGTATGACCTGCCCCATTCGTACCTACCTGGTAACAGCCCGCAGCGCAGCCAGCTCAGGGGCCTGTGTCCTCAAGACCCTCAGGAGCTGGGGCCTGGAGATCGACAAGGCCCTGTTCCTTGCCAGGGCCCCCAAAGGGCCACTCTTGCAGAAGATCCGGCCCCACATATTCTTTGACAACCAAATGTTCCACATTGAGGGAGCCAAGGAGCTGGTTACCATCACAAGGGGGAACTTATTGAGCAGCCAAAGATGTCAAAGACATGAG CCCAAATCCCAAAATGCCATGACAATCGCCGTCTCCTCTCGAACACTTTTCAACAGGGTTGAGGAGCGGAAGATCTATGAGGAAGAGGGAGTCGAGAAGTACAATGGCCTACATGAATCAACAAGAGCATGA